In Streptomyces nodosus, one DNA window encodes the following:
- a CDS encoding membrane protein: MKAVLSRGLVLPLVTLMTAVLTVLYAGAPGAQAATATDVSGIAQALRRSPVYVDPAASGQLSAPEARALAKKIKDAGKPVFITVLPAGYPTSRLFTDVRTATGITGVYAIRLGDRFDARADSSVLPRTAVQNLVTSVQGESAAKQLNDFTDRALGNAGGHAPASWGTPGGNVSSTALITAAVVLVVGGSGAYALLRRSRTRREQEQRAALERLRVVVDEDITAFGEELDRLDFRPGEPGADDAMRSDYARALDAYERAKSFMAAAQRPEDVKAVTQELEEGRFSLSVLAARREGRPLPGRRPPCFFDPRHGPSVADAVWTPPGGAPREVPVCAADRARLADGREPLVREVDTEYGRRPYWDAGPAYGPWAGGYFGGGLLPGLLMGTLLGSMMAAPAYAADYGSGYGDFGAGGYQGGDVSGADFDPGDFGGGFGDGGGGDFGGGGDFGGGF, from the coding sequence CCGTACTGAGCCGAGGACTCGTACTGCCGTTGGTCACCCTGATGACAGCCGTGCTGACGGTCCTGTACGCGGGTGCGCCCGGAGCGCAGGCGGCGACGGCGACGGACGTCTCCGGCATCGCCCAGGCGCTGCGCAGAAGCCCGGTCTATGTCGACCCGGCCGCATCCGGACAGCTGTCCGCCCCGGAGGCCAGGGCCCTGGCGAAGAAGATCAAGGACGCCGGCAAGCCGGTCTTCATCACGGTGCTGCCCGCGGGCTATCCGACGAGCCGTCTCTTCACCGATGTGCGCACGGCCACCGGCATCACCGGGGTGTACGCGATCCGCCTCGGCGACCGCTTCGATGCCCGGGCGGACTCCTCGGTCCTGCCCCGCACCGCCGTGCAGAACCTGGTCACCAGTGTGCAGGGCGAGTCGGCCGCCAAACAGCTGAACGACTTCACCGACCGCGCCCTGGGCAATGCCGGCGGCCACGCCCCGGCGAGCTGGGGCACCCCGGGCGGCAATGTCTCCTCCACCGCACTGATCACGGCCGCCGTGGTGCTGGTGGTCGGCGGCTCGGGCGCCTACGCACTGCTGCGGCGCAGTCGTACCCGCCGGGAACAGGAGCAGCGGGCCGCGCTGGAGAGGCTGCGGGTGGTGGTCGACGAGGACATCACCGCCTTCGGCGAGGAACTGGACCGCCTGGACTTCCGCCCCGGGGAGCCGGGTGCGGACGACGCGATGCGCTCGGACTACGCACGGGCACTGGACGCCTATGAGCGGGCGAAGTCCTTCATGGCGGCGGCGCAGCGCCCCGAGGACGTGAAGGCCGTCACCCAGGAGCTGGAGGAGGGGCGCTTCTCGCTCTCCGTGCTGGCCGCCCGGCGCGAGGGCCGGCCGCTGCCCGGCCGCCGGCCGCCCTGCTTCTTCGACCCGCGGCACGGCCCGTCCGTCGCGGACGCGGTCTGGACGCCTCCGGGCGGCGCACCGCGCGAGGTCCCGGTCTGCGCGGCGGACCGGGCCCGGCTGGCCGACGGCCGCGAGCCCCTGGTGCGCGAGGTGGACACGGAGTACGGCCGCCGCCCGTACTGGGACGCGGGACCGGCCTACGGCCCCTGGGCGGGCGGCTACTTCGGCGGCGGTCTGCTGCCCGGACTGCTGATGGGCACGCTGCTGGGCTCCATGATGGCCGCCCCGGCCTATGCGGCCGACTACGGCAGCGGCTACGGCGACTTCGGCGCGGGCGGGTACCAGGGCGGCGATGTCTCCGGCGCCGACTTCGACCCGGGGGACTTCGGCGGCGGTTTCGGCGACGGCGGGGGAGGGGACTTCGGGGGCGGCGGCGACTTCGGCGGCGGTTTCTGA
- a CDS encoding YceI family protein, with protein sequence MGLFGRKSTADTATPAAVNPELAALTGTYALDPAHSTIGFVARHAMVTNVKGGFQEFEGTLQLDGSNPAKSTASIDVTMDSISTGSADRDNHLRSSDFFKIDEHPTMTFRSTEAEALGGDDYRITGDLTILGTTKPITIDLEFNGAAKDPFGNERVGFEGKAEILRSDWGLTWNAALETGGVLVSDKIKLAFDISAIKQA encoded by the coding sequence ATGGGCCTCTTCGGCCGCAAGAGCACCGCCGACACCGCCACCCCCGCCGCGGTCAACCCCGAACTCGCCGCGCTGACCGGCACCTATGCGCTGGACCCGGCCCACAGCACCATCGGCTTCGTGGCCCGCCACGCCATGGTCACCAACGTCAAGGGCGGCTTCCAGGAGTTCGAGGGGACGCTGCAGCTGGACGGCTCGAACCCCGCGAAGTCCACGGCCTCGATCGACGTCACCATGGACAGCATCAGCACCGGCTCGGCCGACCGCGACAACCATCTGCGCAGCTCCGACTTCTTCAAGATCGACGAGCACCCGACGATGACGTTCCGCTCCACCGAGGCCGAGGCGCTGGGCGGTGACGACTACCGGATCACCGGCGACCTCACCATCCTGGGCACCACCAAGCCGATCACCATCGACCTGGAGTTCAACGGCGCGGCCAAGGACCCCTTCGGCAACGAGCGCGTGGGCTTCGAGGGCAAGGCGGAGATCCTCCGCTCGGACTGGGGCCTGACCTGGAACGCGGCCCTGGAGACGGGCGGCGTGCTGGTCTCGGACAAGATCAAGCTGGCCTTCGACATCTCGGCGATCAAGCAGGCCTGA
- a CDS encoding acyl-CoA carboxylase subunit beta, producing MTVLDEAVDSGSEPTDARGRVAELHEIRARALAGPSEKATEAQHAKGKLTARERIELLLDPGSFQEVEQLRRHRATGFGLEAKKPYTDGVITGWGTVEGRTVFVYAHDFRIFGGALGEAHATKIHKIMDMAIAAGAPLVSLNDGAGARIQEGVSALAGYGGIFQRNTKASGVIPQISVMLGPCAGGAAYSPALTDFVFMVRETSQMFITGPDVVKAVTGEEITQNGLGGADVHAETSGVCHFAYDDEETCIAEVRYLLSLLPQNNRENPPRVESTDAADRRGDVLLDLVPADGNRPYDMAKVIEEIVDDGEYLEVHERWARNIICALARLDGQVVGIIANQPQTLAGVLDIEASEKAARFVQMCDAFNIPLMTFLDVPGFLPGVDQEHGGIIRHGAKLLYAYCNATVPRISLILRKAYGGAYIVMDSQSIGADLTLAWPTNEIAVMGAEGAANVIFRRQIAGAEDPEAMRARMVKEYKSELMHPYYAAERGLVDDVIDPAETREVLIKSLAMLQSKHADLPSRKHGNPPQ from the coding sequence ATGACCGTTTTGGACGAGGCTGTAGATTCCGGGAGCGAGCCCACGGATGCGCGCGGGCGGGTCGCCGAACTGCACGAGATCCGTGCCCGGGCCCTGGCCGGCCCCAGCGAGAAGGCGACCGAGGCGCAGCACGCCAAGGGCAAGCTGACCGCCCGGGAGCGGATCGAGCTGCTCCTGGACCCGGGGTCCTTCCAGGAGGTCGAGCAGCTGCGCCGGCACCGGGCGACCGGGTTCGGCCTGGAGGCCAAGAAGCCGTACACGGACGGTGTGATCACCGGCTGGGGCACGGTGGAGGGCCGCACGGTCTTCGTCTACGCCCATGACTTCCGGATCTTCGGCGGCGCGCTGGGCGAGGCCCATGCCACCAAGATCCACAAGATCATGGACATGGCCATCGCGGCCGGTGCGCCGCTGGTCTCCCTGAACGACGGCGCCGGCGCCCGCATCCAGGAGGGCGTCAGCGCGCTCGCGGGCTACGGCGGCATCTTCCAGCGCAACACCAAGGCGTCCGGCGTCATCCCGCAGATCAGCGTGATGCTGGGCCCGTGCGCGGGCGGCGCGGCCTACAGCCCCGCTCTCACGGACTTCGTCTTCATGGTCCGCGAGACCTCCCAGATGTTCATCACCGGACCGGACGTGGTCAAGGCCGTGACCGGTGAGGAGATCACCCAGAACGGACTGGGCGGCGCGGATGTGCACGCCGAGACCTCCGGTGTCTGTCACTTCGCCTACGACGACGAGGAGACCTGCATCGCCGAGGTGCGCTACCTCCTCTCGCTGCTGCCGCAGAACAACCGGGAGAACCCGCCGCGGGTCGAGAGCACGGACGCGGCGGACCGCCGCGGCGACGTCCTGCTGGACCTGGTCCCGGCCGACGGCAACCGCCCCTACGACATGGCCAAGGTCATCGAGGAGATCGTCGACGACGGCGAGTACCTGGAGGTCCACGAGCGCTGGGCGCGCAACATCATCTGCGCGCTGGCCCGTCTGGACGGCCAGGTGGTGGGCATCATCGCCAACCAGCCGCAGACCCTCGCGGGCGTCCTGGACATCGAGGCCTCGGAAAAAGCTGCGCGCTTTGTCCAGATGTGTGACGCTTTTAATATTCCGTTGATGACGTTCCTGGACGTCCCCGGGTTCCTCCCGGGTGTGGACCAGGAACACGGCGGGATCATCCGTCACGGCGCGAAGCTGCTCTACGCCTACTGCAACGCGACCGTGCCGCGGATCTCGCTCATCCTGCGCAAGGCGTACGGAGGCGCGTACATCGTGATGGACAGCCAGTCCATCGGAGCGGACCTCACCCTCGCCTGGCCGACGAACGAGATCGCCGTGATGGGCGCGGAAGGTGCGGCCAACGTCATCTTCCGGCGTCAGATCGCGGGCGCCGAGGACCCGGAGGCCATGCGGGCGCGCATGGTCAAGGAGTACAAGTCCGAGCTGATGCACCCGTATTACGCGGCGGAGCGGGGCCTGGTGGACGATGTGATCGACCCGGCGGAGACGCGCGAGGTCCTGATCAAGTCCCTGGCGATGCTGCAGTCCAAGCACGCGGACCTGCCCTCGCGCAAGCACGGCAACCCCCCGCAGTAA
- a CDS encoding acyl-CoA carboxylase subunit epsilon, which translates to MNIPDIRVEKGNAEPEEVAALTAILMARAAAQSSTPAHRGRPKAGWRRLEREPGFRAPHSWHG; encoded by the coding sequence ATGAACATCCCTGACATCCGCGTCGAGAAGGGCAACGCCGAGCCCGAGGAAGTGGCCGCCCTCACGGCCATCCTGATGGCGCGCGCCGCCGCCCAGTCGTCCACCCCGGCCCACCGGGGCCGCCCCAAGGCCGGCTGGCGCCGCCTGGAGCGCGAGCCCGGCTTTCGGGCGCCGCACAGCTGGCACGGCTGA
- a CDS encoding GTP-binding protein produces the protein MDFASSSGGPSRSTTSAKIVVAGGFGVGKTTFVGAVSEINPLRTEAVMTSASAGIDDLTHTGDKTTTTVAMDFGRITLDQDLILYLFGTPGQDRFWFMWDDLVRGAIGAVVLVDTRRLADCFPAVDYFENSGLPFVIALNGFDGNQPYAPEEVREALQIGPDAPIIITDARHRADAKSTLITLVEHALMARLR, from the coding sequence GTGGACTTCGCAAGCTCTAGCGGCGGTCCTTCCCGCTCCACCACCTCCGCGAAGATCGTGGTGGCGGGAGGCTTCGGCGTGGGCAAAACCACGTTCGTCGGCGCCGTCTCGGAGATCAACCCGCTGCGCACAGAGGCCGTCATGACGTCCGCGTCCGCGGGCATCGACGACCTCACCCACACCGGGGACAAGACCACCACCACGGTGGCCATGGACTTCGGCCGTATCACCCTGGACCAGGACCTGATCCTGTACCTCTTCGGTACCCCGGGCCAGGACCGCTTCTGGTTCATGTGGGACGACCTGGTCCGCGGCGCCATCGGCGCCGTCGTCCTGGTCGACACCCGCCGCCTCGCCGACTGCTTCCCCGCAGTCGACTACTTCGAGAACTCGGGCCTGCCCTTCGTCATCGCCCTCAACGGCTTCGACGGCAACCAGCCGTACGCCCCCGAAGAGGTGCGGGAGGCGCTGCAGATCGGACCCGACGCCCCGATCATCATCACCGACGCACGGCACCGTGCGGACGCCAAGTCGACGCTGATCACCCTGGTGGAGCACGCGCTCATGGCACGGCTGCGGTGA
- a CDS encoding DUF742 domain-containing protein, whose protein sequence is MATPPGGSPADNWPYGHGQVDQNGYSFPSAPSPRRRPYTPPGPQGPGRSPYDQPSAPHIQPVQPPRPDPEPAPAGSSNNPLVRPYAMTGGRTRPRYQLAIEALVHTTAQPHQMQGQLPEHQRICHLCREIKSVAEISALLTIPLGVARILVADLAEAGLVAIHQPGGDESAGGQPDVTLLERVLSGLRKL, encoded by the coding sequence GTGGCTACACCCCCAGGCGGTTCGCCCGCGGACAACTGGCCCTACGGCCATGGCCAGGTCGACCAGAACGGGTACAGCTTCCCCTCCGCACCGAGCCCCCGGCGCCGGCCGTACACGCCACCGGGACCCCAGGGCCCCGGTCGGTCTCCGTACGACCAGCCGTCGGCGCCGCACATCCAGCCTGTGCAGCCACCGCGCCCCGACCCCGAACCGGCGCCCGCCGGGTCGTCGAACAACCCCCTGGTGCGCCCGTACGCCATGACGGGCGGACGCACCAGGCCCCGCTACCAGCTCGCCATCGAGGCGCTGGTGCACACCACCGCGCAACCGCACCAGATGCAGGGCCAGTTGCCCGAGCATCAGCGGATCTGCCACCTGTGCCGGGAAATCAAGTCGGTGGCCGAGATCTCGGCCCTGCTGACGATCCCTCTCGGCGTGGCCAGGATCCTCGTCGCCGACTTGGCGGAGGCGGGCCTGGTCGCCATCCATCAGCCCGGCGGCGACGAGAGCGCCGGCGGACAGCCAGACGTGACACTGCTCGAAAGGGTGCTCAGTGGACTTCGCAAGCTCTAG
- a CDS encoding roadblock/LC7 domain-containing protein — protein MSQAAQNLNWLITNFVDNTPGVSHTVVVSADGLLLAMSEGFPRDRADQLAAVASGLTSLTAGASRIFEGGSVNQTVVEMERGFLFIMSISDGSSLAVLAHPEADIGLVGYEMALLVDRAGTVLTPDLRAELQGSLLN, from the coding sequence ATGAGCCAGGCGGCACAGAACCTGAACTGGTTGATCACCAACTTCGTGGACAACACCCCCGGGGTGTCCCACACCGTGGTGGTCTCCGCCGACGGACTCCTTCTGGCGATGTCCGAAGGCTTCCCACGCGACCGCGCCGACCAACTCGCGGCCGTCGCCTCCGGTCTGACCTCGCTGACGGCGGGCGCCTCCCGCATCTTCGAGGGCGGCAGCGTGAACCAGACGGTCGTGGAGATGGAGCGGGGATTCCTCTTCATCATGTCCATCTCCGACGGTTCGTCGCTCGCGGTGCTCGCCCACCCCGAGGCCGACATCGGCCTCGTCGGGTACGAGATGGCGCTTCTGGTCGACCGGGCCGGTACGGTCCTGACCCCGGACCTCCGCGCGGAGCTCCAGGGAAGCCTTCTCAACTGA